CCGGCGAGCACGATCCGACCCGGACCACGATCGGCCAGGGCACCCTGCGCCACGTCCAGGTCCCGGATCGTCGGCAACGCGGCCACGTCCAGGTCGCTCGTCGGGTAACCGGACTCGATGTCGCCGAGCTGATCACCGCCGCGCGTCAGGGTGACGTCGCCGACCCGCCGGTACGGCACCACCCGGGCCAGCGCCCCGTCCGCTGCCTTCGCCTGGGTCACGAGGGCCCCCGGCAGCGTCCCGCCGTTGCTGGTGACCTCGAAGTCGGTCGGCGCGGACAGCGCCACCTCGCGGTCGGCGAGGACCTGAAGCGACGCGCCGCCGATGACCACCCCGGAGATCAGGGTGACGCCGAGCGCGACGACGACGGAGACCGCTGCCGCCCGACGCGGCGCCCCACCGATCCCGCCGACCGACATCCGCCCGAGCGGTCCGAGCTGGCGCAGCGGCCAACCCACCACGGCCAGCACCGGCCGCACCAGCAGCGGCCCGAGGGCCACCAGCGCGAAGAACGCCAGCCCGCCGGACCCGACCAGCAGGAGCAGCGGCATCACGGGGTCGTACGTCGACTGGTCCGGCTCCGGCAACTGGCTGACCGTCACGACGGCGGCCAGCACCGCGCCGACTGCCAGGAGCAGCCCGAACACCAGGCGGAGCACCCCGATGCCGCGCCGGCCGGAGGTGGTGCTCGCCGTCCGCAATGCCTCCAGTGGGGAGACCCGGGCGGCCGAGAGCGCCGGCGCCAGGACGGCCAGCACGGTGACCACGACGGCGCCGATCACCACCACGCCCGCCGTCGCCAGTGGCAGACCCGGCGAGGAGACGGCCATGCCGGAGGCGCGCAGGATGGCCGGCAGCGCGTACCCGAGGGCGAGTGCGCTGGCCACCCCGATGACGCCGGCGACCAGCCCGGTCAGCGCCCCCTCGGCGGTCATCGCCCCCACCAGGGCGCCCCGGTCCGCGCCGACCGCACGCAGCAACGCGAGCTGCCGCATCCGCTGGGCGAAGACGATTCGGAAGGTCGAGGTGACCACCAGCGCCGCCGCGACGACAGCGATCGAGACGAACATGCCGACCAGGATGAAGAGCCTCCCGACCTCCTCGGCCGCCGCGTTGGCCTCCGCCTGGCGCACCTGCGCACCGGTCCGGATCGGCTGGCCGGCGACCGCCGCGACCACCTGTTGGCGGATGGTCTCCGTCGACGTGCCCGGCGCCACCCGCACGTCGACGCGCTCCAGGGCCGTCAGGCGTCCCCAGGACGTCACGACGGTGTCCGGGGCGTACGCGTCGTACCCGGCGTCGGCCGCGCTGTCGACCAACCCGGTCACGGTGAGCCGGGCGGGCGTGGTGAGTTCACCGCCCGTGCCGCTGGTCGTGGCGCCGACCGGCAGCCCGAGCCGCTCGGCGGTACGCGGGGTGACCGCGATCTCGCCGGGGGCGTCCGGGTAGCTGCCCTCGATGACCCGGACCCTGGTCAGCGGGCCGGTGCCCGGATCGGCCTGGAGGTTCAGGTACCCCTCACCGATGGACACCCCGATCGACACCCGGCTCACCGCCTCGGCCACACCGGGCACGGCGCGGACGCGCTCCAGATCCGCCACAGTGGGTGGCGCGTGGTCGAAGTCGCCGATCACCAGGTCGGTGGCGGCCGGGGTGCCGCTCAGGTTGTCGCGCACGGTCCGTTCGGTGATCTGCTGCACCAGCACGGTGCCGAAGACGACGAAGGACGCGACCAGGATCGCCAGACCGGTCAGGATCAGCCGGCCGGGTCGTCGGGCCGCGGCGCTCGTCTGGGTACGCAGCACTGTCGCCCTCATGCGCGGGCCGCCAGATCACGCAGCGCGTCGGTGACCGAACCCTGGTCCGGCTTGTCGATCTCGCCGGCGATCCGACCGTCGGCGAGCAGCACCACCCGGTCGGCGTACGCGGCGGCGATCGGGTCGTGGGTCACCATGACGACGGTCTGACCGAGGTCGCGCACCGAGTCGCGCAGGATGGTGAGCACCTCCGCGCCGGAGCGGGAGTCGAGGTTGCCGGTCGGCTCGTCGGCGAAGACCACCTCGGGCCGGGCCACCAACGCCCGGGCCAGCGCCACGCGCTGCTGCTGACCGCCGGACAGCTCGCTCGGCCGGTGCTTCAGGCGGTCACCGAGGCCCAGCAGGTCGACCAGGCGCGCCAGGAGTTCGGCATCGGGCTGCCGGCCGGCGAGGTCAAGCGGCAGGGTGATGTTCTGCGCGGCGGTCAGCTGCGGCAGCAGGTTGAAGGACTGGAAGACGAACCCGATCCGCTCCCGGCGTACCCGCGTCAGCGTCCGGTCCGACTGGCCGGTCAGCTCCGTGCCGCCGAGCAGGACACGGCCGGAGGTGGCGGTGTCGAGGCCGGCGAGGCAGTGCATCAGTGTCGACTTGCCGGACCCGGACGAACCCATGATCGCGGTGAACTCGGCCCGGCCGAAGCCGACCGAGACGCCGTCCAGGGCACGGACCGAGGTGTCCCCGCTGCCGTACACCTTCACCAGGTCGACGGCGGCGACGGCCGCTTGGCTGGTGTCCGGTGGGGCGTGGGTCGTCATTGTTCCTCCAGTGGCTGCGATGTGACCCGGGAAGCCTCGCCGCCGACGACGGGTCGGCGCATCGGCCCGGGGCCGGGTATCGCGGTCGCCGGGTCTGTCTTTCGGCCGATCTGCCACCTCCGTCCGGTTGGCTACGCTGGGTCATCATGAGCGCGCCGGATCTTCGACTGTGGTGGATACGTCTGGCCCAGGCTGCCGGGCTGGTGGCCTTTGGCCTGCTCGCTCTCTTCGACTTCGCGGCCAGCACGGCGGATGACCGCGGGATCGTCGGTCTCCTGCTCCTGCTGGTGCCGATGGGGTTGGCGGTGGCGACGGTGCCACTCTGGCTGCCGGTGCACCGGCCGGGTTCCCGCCGGCTGCCGGTGGCCGCGCTGGCACTGGCCACCGCCTCACTGGCCGTGACCGCGGGGGTGGTGCTCCTCTCCGGAGGCGGTGGCATCCTGCCCGCCCGCACCTGGGGGCTCGCCGAGTCGGCGGGGCTGATCGGCGTGGTCTTCGTGGTGAGCCGCTGGGGCGCGCCCCGGCTCGCTCCGTGGGCGGCGGTGGCGGCCGGGCTCGCCGTCGCCGCGATGCCGCTGCGCGTCGGCACCGAGAACCTGCTGGTGATCTTCGGTCTGCTCCAGGTAATCGCCGCGGCGGGCGCCGCCGGGGTGGGGCTCTACCTGCGGATCGTGGCCGCCGGTCGGGAACGGGCGATCGCGCTGGTCCGGGCCGAGCAGCGTGCCGAGTTCGCCCGGGACCTACACGACTTCATCGCCCACCACGTGACCGGCATTGTGGTGCAGGCGCAGGGCGCCCGGTTCGTCGCCGAACAGGACCCGCAACGGGTCATCGTCGCCCTGGAGCAGATCGAGCGGGCCGGTGCGGAGACGATGGCCTCGATGCGGCGGATGGTCGGGATCCTGCGTAACCCGAACGCCCCACCGGACGCGCCGTTGGCCCCACTCGCCGGGGTGAGCGAGTTGGAGCCACTGGTGACGGGGTTCAACGGGGCAGCGAACGCGCCGGCCCGGCTGCACGTCGACGGCGACCTGGGCGGACTGCCGGTGGAGGTCTCGACCTCGGCGTACCGGGTGGTGATGGAGGGGCTGACCAACACCCGCCAGCACGCGCCGGACGCCCGATCGGTGGACGTGGCCGTGCGACGTACCCCCGACTGGCTTCTGGTCCGGGTGGCCGACGACGGCGCCACCGGGCGCACCGCGCCGGCCCGGGGGCACGGCTTCGGTCTGATCGGCCTCACCGAGCGGGTACGCGCCCTCGGTGGCACGATCACCGCCGGACCGGGCGTCGCCGGTGGGTGGGTGCTCGATGCGGCGTTCCCGCTGCGCACGGCGGTGGGGCGGTGATCCGGGTGTTGATCGCCGACGACCAGGCGATGGTCCGGACCGGCTTCGGCATGATCATCGGGTCGCAGTCGGACATGACGGTGGTCGGCGAGGCCGCCGACGGAGTCGCGGCCGTGGAACTGGCCCGGCGGCTGCGCCCGGACGTGGTGCTGCTGGACATCCGGATGCCCCGCCTCGACGGTCTGGAGGCACTGCGGCTGCTCGCGGGGCCGGGCGTCGCCGACCCGATCCGGGTGGTCGTGGTGACCACCTTCGACCTGGACGAGTACGTGCACACCGCGCTGTCAAACGGCGCCTGCGGCTTCCTGCTCAAGGACTCCGGCCCGGCGCTGCTCATCGAGGCGGTCCGCGCGGCCGTGTCCGGTGACGCGCTGATCAGCCCGTCCATCACGGTACGGCTGCTGGAGCACCTCAGCTCCCCCGCTCCGGCCCACGACGACGCCGGGCTGTCACCACGGGAACGCGACGTGGTGAAGCTCGTCGCCCGGGGCCTGACCAACGCCGAGATCGCCGCCCAGCTCTTCATCGCCGTCGGCACGGTCAAGACCCACCTGGCCAGCGTGCAGATGAAGCTCAAGGCCCGCAACCGGGTCGAGATCGCCGCCTGGGCCTGGGAACGACGCCTCGTCGGCTAGAGGCGCGCGATGGCTGGCGGGCGGAATGGGGTTGGGTGGTGACCGAACACCACCCGCCTGGCGGCCTCTGCACGGTGGCGGACGAATAACGCTCGACTCCGGGGTCTGGCGCGCGCCGCGACATATTGCGACGCTAACGCCTGTGTATGACTACGACCTGTTGGTGCTGGGCTCCGGACCCAGTGGTCAGAAGGCCGCGATCGCCGCCGCCAAGCTCGGCAGGCGGGTCGGCATCGTGGACCGCCGCGACATGATCGGTGGGGTGTGCATCAACACCGGCACCGTCCCCTCCAAGACCCTGCGCGAGGCCGTGCTCTACCTGACCGGGCTGAGCCAGCGCGACCTCTACGGCAGCAGCTACCGGGTCAAGGACGAGATCACGGTCAGCGACCTGGCGGCCCGGACGCAGCACGTGATCGCCCGGCAGACCGACGTCATCCGCAATCAACTGGCCCGCAACCGGGTCGCGATGATCACCGGCACCGGGCGCTTCGCGGACGCGCACACGATCTGGGTCGACGGCGGCTCCGGCCGCGAGTCCAGAGTGACCTTCGACAAGATCATTATTGCTGCCGGCACGCGCCCGGCCCGCCCGGACAGCGTCGACTTCGACGACCGGACGATCGTGGACTCCGACGGCGTCATCAACCTCCAGGCCGTGCCCCGCAGCATGGTCGTGGTCGGCGCCGGCGTGATCGGCATGGAGTACGCGTCGATGTTCGCCGCGCTCGGCACCAAGGTGACAGTCGTGGAACGCCGCGACCGGATGCTCGAGTTCTGCGACGAGGAGGTCGTCGAGTCGCTGAAGTACCACCTGCGCGACCTGTCCGTGGCGTTCCGCTTCGGCGAGGAGGTCGCCGCCGTGGAGAAGCACCAGACGGCCGCGCTCTGCATCCTCAAGAGCGGCAAGAAGATCGTCGCGGACACGGTCATGTACTCGGCCGGCCGGCAGGGCCAGACCGACGACCTCGCGCTGGAGGCGGCCGGGCTGGAAGCGGACCGACGCGGCCGGATCGCTGTCGACGCCAACTACCGCACCCCGGTCGACAACATCTACGCCGTCGGCGACGTGATCGGCTTTCCCGCCCTCGCGTCCACCTCGATGGAGCAGGGCCGGTTGGCCGCGCAGCACGCCTGCGGCGAGCCGATCCGGGAGATGCACGGGCTGCAACCGATCGGCATCTACACGATCCCGGAGATCAGCTTCGTCGGGCAGACCGAGGCGCAGCTCACCGACACCTCGACACCGTTCGAGGTGGGCATCGCGCGCTACCGGGAGCTGGCCCGGGGCCAGATCGTGGGCGACTCGTACGGCATGCTGAAACTGCTGGTCTCCCCCGACGACGGCCGACTGCTCGGGGTGCACGTGTTCGGCACCGCCGCCACCGAGATCGTCCACATCGGTCAGGCGGTGATGGGCTGCGGCGGCACGATCGACTACCTGATAGACGCGGTGTTCAACTACCCGACGCTGGCCGAGGCGTACAAGGTCGCCGCCCTGGACGCCTCCAACAAGATCCGCAACATAACCCGCATAGACGGCTAGTCACTGCCCCCGACCTCCACCAGCTCCGCCAACTGGCTGCGGTAGTTCGGGCAGGTCGAGATGTCCTCGTGTGAGCAGTTCAGCCCGGCCTCAAGCAGGTCGAGCGCCGACCGCAGCGCCGCCATCCTGGCCTGGAGCGCGCTGTGGTTCCGGCGCAGCACGTCCTTGCGGGCGGCCGGGTCGCCCGCGGCGAGGAACGCCCGGATGTCCGGCAGCGACAGGCCGGCCTGCTTCGCGCGCAGAATCGAGGCCACCCGGAACAGGTCGTCGCGGGTGTAGCGGCGACGACCGCCGGTGACCCGGGCGGGGCGGAGCAGGCCCACCGACTCCCAGTGCCGCAGTACGTGCGCCGGCAGGCCGAAGTGGTCGGCCACGTCGCCGATCGTCATCGTGCTTGACTTCATGTCGACATTAAGTCCGACCATGGCAAGCATGTCCAGTCTTCTAGCTGTCCTCGATGCCATCGAGAGCGAGCCTGCGGCCGTCAAACTACGTGCCCGTTCCTACGAGTTGCTCGGTGACCTCACTGGCCGAACCGTGGTCGACGCTGGCTGTGGCAGTGGCCGGGCCGTCGCCGAGCTGGCCGAGCGCGGAGCCCACGCGGTCGGCGTCGACCTCGACCCCGTGATGATCGCCGTGGCCCGCAAGCGCTGGCCTGCCGACGAGTTCCATGTCGGCGACGCCACCGAACTGCCGCTCGAGACCGGATCGGCCAGCTACTACCGGGCGGACAAGGTGTTGCACGTGCTCGACGACCCGGCGCGGGCCGTAGCCGAGGCGCGGCGAGTGCTCGCACCGGGCGGCCGAGCCGTACTGATCGGCCAGGACTGGGACCTGATCGCCATCGACTCGGACGAGCCGGAAACCACCCGCCGGCTGATCCACGCGAAGGCCGACTCGCTCCCGTCGCCGCGCGTTGCCCGGCGGTATCGCAACCTGCTGCTCGACGCCGGCTTCACCGACCCGACCGTCGAGGTGCACACCGCCGTGTTCACCGACGCCACCGCGCTGGACCTGGTGAAACGGATCACCGACGAGGAAACCTGGCTCGCCGGGCAGATCGAGCGCGCCCGCGCGAACCGGATCCTCGTCGTCGTGCCGATGTTCCTCGTCGCCGCCCAGGCCTGACAGCGAACGGGGATCGGACTCGGTGAACTGCTCCTCGACCGATGTCGGTGCTGCCCGCTACCGTGCCGGCACTGTTGACCCGTGGAGGAAAGAGGCAGTGGTGGGCGCATCCGGGTGGAGCTACTTCGTCGAGTACCAGCCAGACCTGGACGCGGCGTTGGACGCCCTGCGGGACAGGGTCTTCGCGGAGGGCGAGTACTGGTGGGCCCGGGGTGAGACCCCCAACTCGGCGAGCGACTATCCGAACCGTCCGGCCACGATGGAGGAGCTGTTCAACGACGAGTGGGTGCAGGAGTCGGGCACCCACTCCATCCTCGACGTCTACCGGGTCCTCAACGAGGGCGAGAGGCCCGACTACGGCACGGTTGAGCCGGTGAGCGCCGCCGAGGCGCTGCGCAGTGTCGGCACCGAGCGGCTCACCCGCGAGCACCTGGACGCCGTCAAGGGGCTGGCCGCACGGAGATGGTTCGGCCGCTGCGCGGTCCTGCACGACGGGCAGGGCAAGCCGGAGGAAATCTACTTCTGGGGCTTCTCCGGCGACTAACCAGAGCACCGGCGCACCACGCCGCACCACGCCGCACCACGCCCGATGATCAAGAGGTTTGCGTCGTCCGGCCTGGCCTGTCGTGACGCAAACTTCTTGATCACCGAGGGCTGGGGGCCGGTGCGAGGTTCGGGATCGCCCCGCACCGGCCGGTGGGGCTTTAGCTTGCTGAGCAGGTTGGGGTCAGGGTGCCGGCGGTGCCGTTGGCCTGGAAGCCCCACTCGGTGAACTGGCCGGCGCCGACCTGGCCGTTGTAGGCGACGTTGGTCCAACTGGTCGAGCCCGTGCTACCACTGCGGTTGGCGTTCCAGGCGTTGGTGACCGTCGCGCCGGACGGCAACGCGATGCCGACCGTCCAGCCGTTGATGGCCGACGAGCCGGCCGTCACCTTCACCGTGGCCACGAAGCCACCCGTCCACTGGTTCACCGACACCGTCGCGGTGCATCCGCCCTGCCCCGGAGGCGGGGTCGTGGGCGGGTCGGTCGGCGGATCGGTCGGCGGATCGGTGGGCGGGTCCGTCGGCGTGGTGCCGTTGTTCAGTGCGGCGAGGACCGCGTCGTACGCCGGCTTCTTGGACCCGTTGCTGTTGAACAGCAGCGGCGTCTGCGACGCCCGCCACGAGTCACTGTCGCGGATGCCCCACACGGTGATGCCGTTGCAGCGGGGCACCGCGAGGCAGTCCTCCACCACGCTGCGGTAGGTGGCCGCAGATGCGCCCTGGATGTCCAGTTCGGTGATCTGCACGTCCACACCCAACGCGGCGAAGCTCGACAGCGTGGTGCGGTAGTTGCTCACGTACGGGGAGTCGTTGTTGAAGTGCGACTGGAAACCGACGCAGTCGATCGGCACGCCACGGGCCTTGAAGTCGCGGACCATGTTGTACACGCCCTGCGTCTTGGCGTGCGTCCAGTTGTCGGTGTTGTAGTCGTTGTAACAGAGCTTGGCGTTCGGGTCGGCGGCACGCGCGGCCCGGAACGCCGCCTCGATCCAGTCGTTGCCCGTGCGCTGGAGGTTGGAGTCCCGGCGGCCGCCGGAGCTGCCGTCCGCGAACGCCTCGTTCACCACGTCCCACGCCACGACCTGACCCCGGAAATGGGTCGCCACCTGCGTCACGTGGTTGAGCATCGCCGACCGCAGAGCGGTGCCACTCATGCTCTCCATCCAGCCAGGCTGCTGGGAATGCCACGCCAGCGTGTGACCACGCACGTTCATGCCGCGGCTGCGCGCGTGGTTGACGATCTGGTCCGCCGCCCCGTAGCTGAACTGGCCCTGCTGCGGCTCGGTGGCGTTCATCTTCATTTCGTTCTCGGCCGTCACCATATTGAACTCACGGTTCAATATCGTCGTGTAGGCGCTGTCGGAGAGCTTGAATCCGGCCACGGCCGTACCGAAATAGCGACCCTTCTCGGCGGCGGACGCGCCGAGAGTGGTCCCGGCGGCGGCGGGTGCCGTCGTGAACAGCGCCATGCCGGCGGCGAGCGCACCCGCGCCGGCCAGCGCGAGCGCGGCTCTCGATGCCGCCTTCCACTTCGTTCTTCTCATCGTGCGACTCCTTCTGTGGTGATGGGGTGGTGGGGAATCAGGACACCGAGCAGACGGCACCGTTCAGGGCGAACGACGAGGGCTTGCCGGTGCCGCCGGCATGGGTGGCCTGGAAGCCGATCTCGACCGACGCGTTCGGGGCGATGGCGGCGTTGTAGGAGACGTTGCGGGCGGTGACCGCACCGCTCGTCGGGGCGTACTGGGCGTTCCAGCCGCTGGTGATGACCTGTCCGCTGGGCAGCGTGAAGGCCAACGCCCACCCGTTCACGGCGGCCGTGCCGGTGTTGGTGATGGTCACGCTCGCGGTGAGCCCGTTGTTCCAGGCATTGACCGTGTAGCCGACCCGGCAGGCGCCCGCGCTGGGCGGCGGAGTCGTCGGGGGCGGCGTGGTCGGGGGCGGCGTGGTCGGGGGCGGCGTGGTCGGAGGCGGCGTGGTCGGAGGCGGCGTGGTCGGAGGCGGAGTGGTCGGA
This portion of the Micromonospora zamorensis genome encodes:
- a CDS encoding sensor histidine kinase translates to MSAPDLRLWWIRLAQAAGLVAFGLLALFDFAASTADDRGIVGLLLLLVPMGLAVATVPLWLPVHRPGSRRLPVAALALATASLAVTAGVVLLSGGGGILPARTWGLAESAGLIGVVFVVSRWGAPRLAPWAAVAAGLAVAAMPLRVGTENLLVIFGLLQVIAAAGAAGVGLYLRIVAAGRERAIALVRAEQRAEFARDLHDFIAHHVTGIVVQAQGARFVAEQDPQRVIVALEQIERAGAETMASMRRMVGILRNPNAPPDAPLAPLAGVSELEPLVTGFNGAANAPARLHVDGDLGGLPVEVSTSAYRVVMEGLTNTRQHAPDARSVDVAVRRTPDWLLVRVADDGATGRTAPARGHGFGLIGLTERVRALGGTITAGPGVAGGWVLDAAFPLRTAVGR
- the sthA gene encoding Si-specific NAD(P)(+) transhydrogenase; its protein translation is MYDYDLLVLGSGPSGQKAAIAAAKLGRRVGIVDRRDMIGGVCINTGTVPSKTLREAVLYLTGLSQRDLYGSSYRVKDEITVSDLAARTQHVIARQTDVIRNQLARNRVAMITGTGRFADAHTIWVDGGSGRESRVTFDKIIIAAGTRPARPDSVDFDDRTIVDSDGVINLQAVPRSMVVVGAGVIGMEYASMFAALGTKVTVVERRDRMLEFCDEEVVESLKYHLRDLSVAFRFGEEVAAVEKHQTAALCILKSGKKIVADTVMYSAGRQGQTDDLALEAAGLEADRRGRIAVDANYRTPVDNIYAVGDVIGFPALASTSMEQGRLAAQHACGEPIREMHGLQPIGIYTIPEISFVGQTEAQLTDTSTPFEVGIARYRELARGQIVGDSYGMLKLLVSPDDGRLLGVHVFGTAATEIVHIGQAVMGCGGTIDYLIDAVFNYPTLAEAYKVAALDASNKIRNITRIDG
- a CDS encoding endo-1,4-beta-xylanase; this encodes MRRTKWKAASRAALALAGAGALAAGMALFTTAPAAAGTTLGASAAEKGRYFGTAVAGFKLSDSAYTTILNREFNMVTAENEMKMNATEPQQGQFSYGAADQIVNHARSRGMNVRGHTLAWHSQQPGWMESMSGTALRSAMLNHVTQVATHFRGQVVAWDVVNEAFADGSSGGRRDSNLQRTGNDWIEAAFRAARAADPNAKLCYNDYNTDNWTHAKTQGVYNMVRDFKARGVPIDCVGFQSHFNNDSPYVSNYRTTLSSFAALGVDVQITELDIQGASAATYRSVVEDCLAVPRCNGITVWGIRDSDSWRASQTPLLFNSNGSKKPAYDAVLAALNNGTTPTDPPTDPPTDPPTDPPTTPPPGQGGCTATVSVNQWTGGFVATVKVTAGSSAINGWTVGIALPSGATVTNAWNANRSGSTGSTSWTNVAYNGQVGAGQFTEWGFQANGTAGTLTPTCSAS
- a CDS encoding response regulator, translating into MIRVLIADDQAMVRTGFGMIIGSQSDMTVVGEAADGVAAVELARRLRPDVVLLDIRMPRLDGLEALRLLAGPGVADPIRVVVVTTFDLDEYVHTALSNGACGFLLKDSGPALLIEAVRAAVSGDALISPSITVRLLEHLSSPAPAHDDAGLSPRERDVVKLVARGLTNAEIAAQLFIAVGTVKTHLASVQMKLKARNRVEIAAWAWERRLVG
- a CDS encoding ABC transporter ATP-binding protein, producing MTTHAPPDTSQAAVAAVDLVKVYGSGDTSVRALDGVSVGFGRAEFTAIMGSSGSGKSTLMHCLAGLDTATSGRVLLGGTELTGQSDRTLTRVRRERIGFVFQSFNLLPQLTAAQNITLPLDLAGRQPDAELLARLVDLLGLGDRLKHRPSELSGGQQQRVALARALVARPEVVFADEPTGNLDSRSGAEVLTILRDSVRDLGQTVVMVTHDPIAAAYADRVVLLADGRIAGEIDKPDQGSVTDALRDLAARA
- a CDS encoding FtsX-like permease family protein, which translates into the protein MRATVLRTQTSAAARRPGRLILTGLAILVASFVVFGTVLVQQITERTVRDNLSGTPAATDLVIGDFDHAPPTVADLERVRAVPGVAEAVSRVSIGVSIGEGYLNLQADPGTGPLTRVRVIEGSYPDAPGEIAVTPRTAERLGLPVGATTSGTGGELTTPARLTVTGLVDSAADAGYDAYAPDTVVTSWGRLTALERVDVRVAPGTSTETIRQQVVAAVAGQPIRTGAQVRQAEANAAAEEVGRLFILVGMFVSIAVVAAALVVTSTFRIVFAQRMRQLALLRAVGADRGALVGAMTAEGALTGLVAGVIGVASALALGYALPAILRASGMAVSSPGLPLATAGVVVIGAVVVTVLAVLAPALSAARVSPLEALRTASTTSGRRGIGVLRLVFGLLLAVGAVLAAVVTVSQLPEPDQSTYDPVMPLLLLVGSGGLAFFALVALGPLLVRPVLAVVGWPLRQLGPLGRMSVGGIGGAPRRAAAVSVVVALGVTLISGVVIGGASLQVLADREVALSAPTDFEVTSNGGTLPGALVTQAKAADGALARVVPYRRVGDVTLTRGGDQLGDIESGYPTSDLDVAALPTIRDLDVAQGALADRGPGRIVLAGWVGRDAGLHVGDTATLALGGRTVDVRVAAVLPAEGPLHVGILADRGDLDRLGVPTAYTGLLADAAGAGEDGRTAGVRALRQAIAGTDGVGLAVLADERDRNDALVRTLVWIAVGLVSLTVLIAVVGVGSTTALSVVERIRESGLLRAIGLSRTGLRTMLTVESGLYGVIGATIGLLLGVPYAWLAVHALGINAPLTVPVLPLVGLFVTLVGLTALAGVLPARRASRVSPVAALGADG
- a CDS encoding methyltransferase domain-containing protein, encoding MSSLLAVLDAIESEPAAVKLRARSYELLGDLTGRTVVDAGCGSGRAVAELAERGAHAVGVDLDPVMIAVARKRWPADEFHVGDATELPLETGSASYYRADKVLHVLDDPARAVAEARRVLAPGGRAVLIGQDWDLIAIDSDEPETTRRLIHAKADSLPSPRVARRYRNLLLDAGFTDPTVEVHTAVFTDATALDLVKRITDEETWLAGQIERARANRILVVVPMFLVAAQA
- a CDS encoding MerR family transcriptional regulator, which codes for MKSSTMTIGDVADHFGLPAHVLRHWESVGLLRPARVTGGRRRYTRDDLFRVASILRAKQAGLSLPDIRAFLAAGDPAARKDVLRRNHSALQARMAALRSALDLLEAGLNCSHEDISTCPNYRSQLAELVEVGGSD